The following coding sequences are from one Lolium rigidum isolate FL_2022 chromosome 6, APGP_CSIRO_Lrig_0.1, whole genome shotgun sequence window:
- the LOC124664406 gene encoding L-type lectin-domain containing receptor kinase IX.1-like, whose amino-acid sequence MECRQRRTTIILVLLCFYSAPRGASSLSFSLNFSDPNHGASIDLTGDAYFSPSRLELTRNALTGRASYVHKVPLWNSATGEMASFTTTFSFQIIPDKDRLSDTGDGMAFFLGHFPSAIPPNSDGGGLGLLPRLPATSTTGKGASRIVAVEFDTHLNPEYADISANHVGIDVNSVNSTASTDTTTWPGKNLTSPSVMTATVKYGNESKLLTVDLLIDGAVYRVNATVDLRRYLPEEVAVGFSASTGLAVELHQILSWSFSSTLQLESTPKVAPPPAEPPLPTTTSSNHKKTLVILLSVLVPLLLLLVCVLAMAWRRHMETGSIRANEDRSTDSDSEEECVDRADLERGVAAGGPRRYTYRKLAAATSNFAEEKKLGRGGFGSVYRGHMTVVGDHRPVAVKMLSAESSAQGRKEFEAEVRIISRLKHRNLVQLLGWCDSRKGLLLVYELVAESSLDKHLYSKDRFLTWPQRVNIILGLGSALRYLHGESEQCIVHGDIKPSNIMIDSSLSTKLGDFGLARLVDHGTRLLQTTKAVLGTAGYIDPEFVNTRRPSTESDVYSFGVVLLEIVSGRRPVIETPERTFTLLRWVWSLYDRNAILDAADERLRGNEDNDWWMERVLVVGLWCALPERSERPSVTQAMHILQSEEARLPAIPLHMYRTVHDTAPAPVTGGVLSSSINTGDANLSSKEFTN is encoded by the coding sequence ATGGAGTGTCGCCAACGTCGCACCACCATAATATTGGTATTGCTCTGCTTCTACTCTGCGCCGCGCGGGGCCTCGTCGCTCTCCTTCAGCCTCAACTTCTCAGACCCTAACCATGGCGCGTCGATCGATCTCACCGGCGACGCCTACTTCAGTCCGTCAAGGCTGGAGTTGACGAGGAACGCACTCACCGGCCGGGCGTCGTACGTGCACAAAGTGCCGCTGTGGAACAGCGCCACCGGCGAGATGGCAAGCTTCACCACGACATTCTCCTTCCAGATCATTCCCGACAAGGATAGGCTGTCGGATACCGGGGACGGGATGGCCTTCTTCCTAGGCCATTTCCCTTCCGCGATCCCGCCCaacagcgacggcggcggcctcgGCCTCCTCCCGAGGCTCCCCGCGACTTCCACAACCGGGAAAGGCGCCAGTCGTATCGTCGCCGTCGAGTTCGACACTCACCTCAACCCGGAATACGCTGATATCAGCGCGAACCATGTCGGCATCGACGTCAACTCCGTCAACTCCACGGCGTCCACGGACACGACGACCTGGCCGGGCAAGAACCTCACGTCCCCCAGTGTTATGACGGCCACCGTCAAGTACGGCAACGAGTCCAAGCTGTTGACCGTTGATCTCCTCATCGACGGTGCAGTGTACCGGGTAAATGCAACCGTTGATCTGAGGAGATATTTGCCGGAGGAGGTGGCCGTCGGCTTCTCGGCGTCGACTGGCTTGGCTGTGGAGCTGCACCAGATACTCTCGTGGTCATTCAGCTCCACTCTGCAGCTGGAATCTACTCCCAAGGTAGCACCGCCACCTGCTGAACCCCCTCTTCCAACAACAACCAGCAGCAATCACAAAAAAACACTAGTTATCCTACTGTCCGTGCTGGTTCCTCTGCTACTCCTATTGGTCTGTGTGCTAGCCATGGCATGGCGGCGACACATGGAAACAGGATCGATCAGAGCAAATGAGGACCGCAGTACTGATAGCGACTCTGAAGAAGAGTGTGTCGACAGAGCTGATCTCGAGAGAGGTGTGGCTGCCGGCGGCCCCAGACGGTACACGTACCGCAAGCTCGCCGCCGCAACGAGCAACTTCGCCGAGGAGAAGAAGCTGGGACGAGGCGGCTTCGGGAGCGTTTACCGTGGTCACATGACAGTCGTCGGTGACCATCGTCCGGTGGCGGTAAAGATGCTGTCAGCGGAGTCTTCCGCGCAAGGGAGGAAGGAGTTCGAGGCAGAGGTGAGGATCATAAGCAGGCTGAAGCATCGAAACCTTGTGCAGCTGCTAGGTTGGTGCGACAGCCGCAAGGGGCTCCTGCTTGTCTACGAGCTCGTCGCAGAGAGCAGCCTCGACAAGCACCTCTACAGCAAAGACAGATTTCTAACATGGCCGCAACGGGTCAACATAATACTCGGTTTGGGATCTGCGCTGCGGTACCTCCACGGGGAGTCGGAGCAGTGCATCGTGCACGGCGACATCAAGCCAAGCAACATCATGATCGACTCGTCACTGAGCACCAAGCTAGGGGACTTCGGGCTGGCACGACTCGTAGACCACGGCACGAGATTGCTGCAGACCACCAAGGCCGTGCTCGGCACCGCCGGTTACATCGACCCGGAGTTCGTCAACACGCGCCGGCCAAGCACCGAATCGGATGTGTACAGCTTCGGCGTCGTCCTCCTAGAGATCGTCTCGGGCCGGCGGCCggtgatcgaaaccccggagagaaccttcACGCTGCTGAGATGGGTGTGGAGCCTGTACGACAGGAACGCAATCCTGGACGCGGCAGATGAGAGGCTTAGGGGCAACGAGGATAACGACTGGTGGATGGAGCGCGTGCTCGTTGTCGGGCTCTGGTGCGCGCTCCCGGAGAGGAGCGAGCGACCCTCCGTCACGCAGGCCATGCACATCCTGCAGTCCGAGGAGGCCAGGCTGCCGGCGATCCCGCTGCACATGTACAGGACTGTACATGATACTGCTCCGGCTCCGGTGACCGGTGGTGTTCTCTCTTCTTCGATCAACACCGGTGACGCCAACCTTTCTTCCAAGGAATTCACCAATTGA